In the Catharus ustulatus isolate bCatUst1 chromosome 18, bCatUst1.pri.v2, whole genome shotgun sequence genome, one interval contains:
- the LOC117004843 gene encoding cytochrome b-c1 complex subunit 9: MVLLKKVYGSLFRRSSTFALSIVLGAVVFERAFDQGADALFEHLNEGKLWKHIKHKYEN, translated from the exons ATGGTGCTGCTGAAGAAGGTGTACGGGTCGCTGTTCCGCCGCAGCTCCACGTTCGCGCTGTCGATCGTGCTGGGCGCGGTGGTCTTCGAGCGCGCCTTCGACCAGGGCGCGGACGCGCTCTTTGAGCACCTCAACGAAGGG AAACTGTGGAAACACATCAAGCACAAGTATGAAAACTGA